From Aedes albopictus strain Foshan chromosome 1, AalbF5, whole genome shotgun sequence, one genomic window encodes:
- the LOC109432997 gene encoding uncharacterized protein LOC109432997, giving the protein MPSPTHLASRHLVSTTCESISSQSVIAARTISSSDRRCRRPWSVVDWIGGKTMSWDCLPLELLEHIFQNLDFDERKPLSLVCRRWNQAVYSRPLCRSLCIELSRGVWEQGGVAEQVTVVDDAVVEASERDYRTVYVKWCRDTSEEVLTSISRLLGVLDEKCLLEGLIIDAPLGHGLCEFFRTHSELLARIRKLQVSTGTKDNGLKADVCVLKMDQLETLFWREIVSGVHVHNKGPLFVIDAPKLHTAIVKFGDSDLDRRIAWHNGFMELGQCASLKTLKVHLHPRMWNNFFKQSLEALEDLTIYHRVEDEYARDWDCMFSNMPNLASLRMRKVNDVILNAINRHCLQLRVLLLDNVDLTDGFLSVDRIFPRLEHLRLETAEIHSNKTLYLPVLKDLEWFNVKNQSEQSLTLAAPMLRTLRQIRDEAPDFILTTKSPLEKLQLDLHESDIPEHFFQPFPNMRELSIRVSSACPELDRMIPHFRNITEFVLIAYNAPLQCDQLLNEMLKHCNNVTSMTLCGFSPNLELSFPVFAQIFRNPNLKSLKLFGLTVTGNSFPVQIHPGLETFELRQVKVMDVAFGAYVFPSDDSRVVCLKSDECCSYSSSDCE; this is encoded by the exons ATGCCGTCACCCACCCACCTTGCCAGTCGTCATCTGGTATCGACCACGTGCGAATCCATCAGTAGTCAGTCAGTCATCGCTGCCCGTACCATCAGCTCGTCTGATCGCCGCTGCCGCCGTCCGTGGTCCGTCGTGGATTGGATTGGAGGAAAGACAATGTCCTGGGATTGTCTGCCGCTGGAGCTCCTGGAGCACATCTTCCAGAATCTGGACTTCGACGAGCGGAAACCGCTGTCGCTGGTTTGTCGCCGATGGAACCAGGCGGTGTATTCCCGTCCGCTATGTCGCAGTTTGTGTATCGAGCTGAGTCGAGGGGTTTGGGAACAGGGCGGAGTGGCAGAGCAGGTGACGGTGGTGGATGACGCAGTGGTGGAGGCTAGTGAGCGAGATTATCGTACGGTTTATGTTAAATGGTGTAGAGATACGAGTGAAGAGGTGCTGACGTCGATAAGTCGGTTGTTGGGAGTGTTGGATGAAAAGTGCTTGCTGGAGGGATTAATCATTGATGCGCCCCTCGGTCATGGGCTGTGCGAATTTTTCCGAACGCATAGTGAGTTGTTGGCGCGAATTCGGAAGCTCCAAGTATCTACCGGAACAAAGGATAATGGATTAAAGGCGGATGTATGTGTCCTGAAGATGGACCAGTTGGAGACACTCTTTTGGAGAGAAATAGTATCAGGAGTTCACGTTCACAATAAGGGACCCTTATTCGTGATAGATGCACCTAAGCTTCACACCGCTATCGTGAAGTTCGGTGATTCAGATTTAGATAGAAGGATTGCATGGCATAACGGATTTATGGAGCTTGGTCAGTGTGCGAGTCTCAAAACATTGAAGGTACATCTACACCCTCGAATGTGGAACAATTTCTTCAAACAGAGCTTGGAAGCCCTGGAAGATCTGACAATCTACCATAGAGTAGAGGACGAGTATGCCCGTGACTGGGACTGCATGTTCTCCAATATGCCAAACTTGGCATCGCTTAGAATGAGAAAAGTCAACGATGTGATTCTAAACGCCATAAATCGCCACTGCCTCCAGCTACGTGTACTGTTATTGGACAACGTAGATCTAACAGACGGATTTCTCTCCGTTGATAGAATATTTCCACGACTTGAACATCTCCGGTTGGAAACAGCTGAAATCCATTCCAATAAGACTCTCTACCTGCCCGTTCTAAAGGATctcgaatggttcaacgttaagaaCCAAAGTGAACAATCGCTAACTTTGGCCGCGCCAATGCTTCGAACCCTTCGTCAAATCCGGGACGAAGCCCCGGATTTCATCCTAACCACCAAGTCCCCACTGGAAAAACTTCAACTCGACCTGCACGAATCGGACATCCCAGAACACTTCTTCCAACCATTCCCGAACATGCGAGAGCTGAGCATTCGCGTCAGCTCGGCTTGTCCAGAACTGGACCGGATGATTCCGCACTTCCGGAACATCACCGAGTTTGTGCTGATTGCGTACAACGCTCCGCTGCAGTGCGATCAGCTGCTGAACGAAATGTTAAAACACTGCAACAACGTCACCTCGATGACCTTATGCGGCTTCAGCCCGAACTTGGAGCTGTCCTTCCCGGTGTTCGCTCAGATCTTCCGGAATCCAAATCTGAAG TCGCTGAAACTATTCGGATTGACCGTAACGGGGAACTCGTTCCCGGTGCAGATCCACCCCGGGCTGGAAACCTTCGAGCTACGCCAGGTCAAGGTGATGGACGTTGCATTCGGCGCATACGTCTTTCCCTCGGACGACAGCCGAGTAGTGTGCCTCAAGAGCGACGAATGCTGCAGCTACTCGTCCAGTGATTGCGAGTGA